One genomic region from Diabrotica undecimpunctata isolate CICGRU chromosome 9, icDiaUnde3, whole genome shotgun sequence encodes:
- the LOC140451356 gene encoding uncharacterized protein: protein MYEAEGEHESDYEEGDSEIFSPSFKPSYVVVAIDTHSCMFKKGENGKMPFRMCLEALAEVMETLIFKKDTRSWSPFAVVLAGADTPLISFSQSVLDTIKLLQEKCKQTDADLITQYQRKTVLNLSSFFLTCKKVFHEIKSVFYKRSLIYLSNDDKPVTDKTARFTAFNEIKTFAASQIEFQVIPTIQDFKYNFFYNELFSIIGNPKREEICTDTEGLTEKLSSLIMVAINEYQVLFYPFRDDPERFLKCKRFSFTTNIQLYNSFMTKDGKKVINTNAPSNEPVYFKIRSSDPNLDHMRFDSLEKESLRDNVTPKGLTLAYIGDRQIGLGHMFFSSHLIKVDPTETLPFFNKFWDHCVHSKKVLVCFSKNNQPDRPRYVELIPIIANGQQMFLEKRLPFGNEIVLPFKATFPEEEVDDKRKLAIKKLVDQLTFDFNPKMLPDISLQKKKAYVKAKLLGTFPEPVNDVQVDNTVLDGVLEDIVTEIQQKFNFGDSSLKRKAPPTYYRKNKKGK, encoded by the exons atgTATGAAGCTGAAGGAGAACATGAGAGTGACTACGAGGAAGGCGATAGTGAAATATTTAGCCCCTCTTTCAAACCGTCTTATGTAGTAGTGGCGATTGACACGCACTCATGCATGTTTAAAAAAGGCGAAAATGGAAAAATGCCGTTTCGTATGTGCCTTGAAGCCTTGGCAGAAGTTATGGAAACCTTGATTTTCAAAAAAGATACCCGATCTTGGAGTCCCTTTGCTGTTGTTTTAGCGGGTGCTGATACGCCTTTAATCAGTTTTAGTCAAAGTGTATTGGATACTATTAAGTTACtacaagaaaaatgtaaacagaCAGATGCTGATTTGATCACACAGTACCAaagaaaaactgttttaaatctTTCATCATTTTTTCTTACTTGCAAGAAAGTATTCCACGAAATAAAGTCTGTTTTTTATAAAAGATCCCTGATTTATTTGAGCAATGATGACAAACCTGTAACTGACAAAACTGCTAGGTTTACAGCCTTCaatgaaataaaaacttttgCAGCCAGTCAAATTGAGTTTCAGGTTATTCCTACAATACAagattttaagtacaattttttttataatgaaTTATTCAGTATTATTGGTAATCCAAAACGAGAAGAAATCTGTACTGATACAGAGGGATTAACAGAAAAATTGTCTTCTTTAATAATGGTGGCTATCAATGAATATCAAGTACTTTTCTATCCTTTTCGAGATGATCCTGAACGCTTTTTGAAATGTAAAAGATTCTCTTTTACTACAAACATACAGCTGTATAATTCATTCATGACAAAAGATGGAAAAAAAGTAATTAATACAAATGCTCCTAGTAATGAACCAGTATACTTTAAAATCAGGTCTAGCGATCCAAACCTAGATCATATGAGGTTCGATTCTCTGGAGAAGGAGAGTTTGAGGGATAATGTAACTCCCAAGGGTCTTACTCTAGCCTATATTGGAGACAGGCAAATTGGTTTGGGTCATATGTTCTTTTCTTCTCACCTGATTAAAGTGGATCCAACGGAGACTTTGCCATTCTTTAATAAATTCTGGGATCACTGTGTACATTCAAAGAAAGTTTTGgtttgtttttcaaaaaataatcaGCCTGACAGACCTAGATATGTTGAGCTTATCCCTATCATAGCTAATGGACAGCAGATGTTCttag aaaaacggCTACCATTTGGAAATGAAATAGTATTGCCTTTCAAAGCAACGTTTCCTGAAGAAGAAGTAGACGACAAGAGAAAACTTGCCATAAAAAAGTTAGTTGACCAACTAACATTTGATTTTAATCCCAAAATGTTACCGGACATCTCGTTGCAAAAGAAAAAGGCCTATGTCAAAGCCAAACTATTAGGAACATTTCCAGAGCCAGTTAATGATGTCCAAGTAGATAATACCGTATTGGATGGCGTTCTTGAGGACATAGTAACAGAAATACAGCAAAAGTTTAATTTTGGGGACAGTTCATTAAAAAGGAAAGCCCCACCAACCTACTACAGGAAAAACAAGAAAGGGAAATAA